DNA from Homo sapiens chromosome 1, GRCh38.p14 Primary Assembly:
AACTGGCAGAGATGGGATGAAGTAAccaaaaggaaaggaagattCTAGCACCGTACGTCAGCATTAAGAAATCAGGaaacgggccgggcgcggtggctcacgcctgtaatctcagcactttgggaggatgaggtgggcggatcacgaggtcaggagatcgagaccatcctgggtaacacggtgaaaccccgtctctactaaaaatacaaaaaattagccaagcgtggtggtgggcgcctgtagtcccagctgctcgggaggctgaggcaggagaattgcttgagccctggaggcggagcttgcagtgagctgagatggcaccactgcactccagcctgggcgacagcaagactccgtctcaaaaaaaaaaaaaagaaaagaaatcaggaaacatATACCATGTTTAACAGGGCatctaaaatgataaaaataaatagaaaatcctgggttttttgtttgttttgcttgggtttggtttggttttgagacagggtctcgctctgtcacccaggctggagtgcagtggtgcgatcacagctcactgcagcctccacctcccgggttcaagctatcctcccacctcagcctccaaagtagccaggactacaggtgtgcgccaccacgcccggccaatttttttatgtattgcagggacagggtttcaccatgttgcccaggctggtctcaaactcctgggctcaagccatctgcctgcctcggcctcccaaagtcctgggactgtggtgtttgtttgtttgagacagggtcttgttctcgtcgcccaggctggagggcagtggcgcgatctcagctcactgcaacctccacctccagggctcaagcaattctcctgcctcagcctctcgagtagctgggactacaggtgtgagccaccacacccagctaatttttgcatttttagtagagatggggtttcaccatgttggctaggctggtcttgaactcctgacctcaagtgatttgcccgcctcgtcctcccaaagcgctgggatcacaggcgtgagccgccacccCGCCTCCTCTTTGGTTTTCAGATGCTGACAATTTTGGTGACCCCTGAGATTTGCTGGGAGACGGGGAAGGGCCAGGATTCATATTCAGAATATGTTGATTTTTCACTCTTAcacttgtttatttaaaaattatttatttatttatttgaatcttatttaaatattttatttatttgtttattactgAGTCTTAGCTATCCTTCTCTTGTTATGTGCTGTGTGTAACAACAACAATTTGGGAACAGCCTAAGTATTCAGTGATGTGGGATGGGTTTTAACTAAATTAACTCTGTACTGTAACAGGCTCATTCTTCCATGGGAAACATGCAGTTGTTAAAACAACCTGCACAGATGCGTCCACCAACACGGATAGAtgcgtgtttttgttttttgggttttttttttttttttttgagacagggtctcgctctctcacccaggctggagtgcagtgaagcgatctcggctcactgcagcctccgcctcccaggctcaagtgattctcctgcctcagcctcccaagtatctgggattacaggtgcccaccaccacgcccagctaatttttgtatttttagtagagatggggtttcaccatgttggccaggctggtctcaaactgctgacctcaggtgatctacccgcctcggtctctcaaagtgctgggattacaggtgagccactgcgcccggcccatgcccagctaatttttcgcatttttagtagggacggagtttcaccatattggccaggctggtcttgaactcctgacctcaggtgatctgcctgcctcggcctcccaaagtgctgggattacaggcgtgagcccctgtacctggccttttttgttgttgttgtatttttagtagagatggggtttcgccatgtaggtcaggctggtctcgaactcctgatctcaaatgatcctcccgcctcagcctcccgaaatgccggcattacaggcatgagccgcctgGCCTGGATAGATGTTTATGATACACTGTTGCATGAATGAAGCAGGTTACAAAACAGTGAAAGTATGGTGAGGCCTTTTCACCTTTGCTTTTTATTGATGtgaaattcatataacataaaactaaccattttaaagaatgaaatccaGTGGCGTTTAGTTATTTACCACGTTGTCCAACCATCACCTCTGTGGAGTTCTGAAACATTGTCACCCCCAAAGGGGCTTGTGGCTCTGAAGCAATCACCCCCCACTCCCCCTCCCTGGCCCCCGGTAACGGGGTCGGCTTCCTGTGCTGCGGCTCTACCAGTTCCGGTCGTTTCCCCTGCGGTGAATGGAACCAACACTCTGCGGCCTTCGTGTCTGGCTCTTTCCACTTAGCATAACGTTTTCAAGGTTCTTTCACATGAATCAGTGCCTCagtccttttcatggctgcataatattccgtTGTGTGGACATTCCACACTTTGTGTGTCCATCCATCACTGATGGACATGTGCTCCGTTCCTGCTACTTGTTTATTGTAAACTGTGCTGCCATGGACATTTGTATGCAAGTATTTGAACacctattttcaattcttttggacaCATGCCtagaagtggaactgctgggttcCCAATAATTCTGTTGAACGTTTTGAGCATCGCGGCGGCCGCACTGTTTTACATTCTCAACAGCAATGCATGTACCAGGATTCCAGTTCCTCTATGTATTCCCCAGTGCTTGTTACTgcctttatgtttattttatattattttttgagactgtcttgctctgctgcccaggctggagtgcattggtgcaatcttggctcaccacaatctctgcctcctgggttcaagggattctcccgcctcagcctcccaagtagctgggattacaggcgtgcaccaccacgcccagctaatttttgtatttttagtagagatggggtttctactaaaaatgttggccaggctggtctcaaactcctgaccttaggtgatccgcccgcctcagcctcccaaagtgttgggattgcaggcgtgagccaccgcacccggcctggcctttatttttattattacagtcATACCAGCAGGAAATAGCATCTCactggggttttgatttgcatttccccaattaataatgatgttgaacatcacTTTACAGCCGTTTCTATGtcattggagaaatgtctattgaagtCTTTTGGCCATTTGAAAATtgagttgccttttttttttatttttattttttattgagttgtaagagttctctATATGTCCTGGATGCTATGCCCTCATCAGAtagataatttgcaaatatttcttcccattctatggattgtcttttcactttctcaaTAGTGTCCCAGAGTTcatttttgtagaaaataaaagataggtctcttttattaaaaaacaatctgaggctccgggtgcagtggctcacgcctgtaatcccagcagtttcagaggccgaggcaggtggatcacttgagcccaggagttcgagatcagcctgggcgacatggcgagacccccatctctactaaaaatacaaaaaattagccgggcctggtggtgcacccctgtggtcccagctacgtgggaggctgaggtgagaggatcgctttagcctggcaggcggaggttgcaatgagatgagatcgtgcctctgcactccagcctgggcgacagagtgagagaccctgtctcaaaaacacaaaaacaacaacaaaaaaacaccaatcTGAGCAAATACTGCCCTAAACCGAGTGTTGTTATCTCTGGGTAGTTTGGAGTTCTTGTTTCTCAATTAACCATGGGGATGTTTTCCAAGTTTACTAATTTTGCAAGTTGGTAAATGGAAAATGAAACCATTAGTCCATGTGATGACAGCTTTAGTGCATCCTGTGAAGGATCTGGAATGCGCGATATTTAGGTGTTTCCAGGGtgttgggtgggggtggggatgccGTCCGCTGTCCGGAGTCCCCGCCACTTTTGCTTTTCCCTGTCTTTCGGTCATTCGGTTTTGTTTCTTCCGCTCACTCTGGGGCATGCCTCGGGAAAGGGAAACCGAAACTGAAGCCAAATTTGGCCACCAGCGCAGGCTCGGCGGCACGCCCCCTGACGTGTGTGCCTCAGGCTTATAATAGGGCCGGTGCTGCCTGCCGAAGCCGGCGGCTGAGAGGCAGCGAACTCATCTTTGCCAGTACAGGAGCTTGTGCCGTggcccacagcccacagcccacagccATGGTAAGGCAGATGTCAcaggtggggggaggtgggctCTGTGCCAGCCAATTTTcgtctccctcccccagccaaggtcTCCCAGGGGTGCAGGGAGAGCGGAGCTGCTCAGAGCTTGGCCAGGTTCTAAGTGTGCTCCTGAAAGCAGGTCACCCCTGAGATCCTCAGGGTGGGGCACAGAGGGGCACCCTAGCAGGTAAAGGGAGGCCACGGGATGGCGGTGGGCAGCTGGCCTTCTAGTAACGAGCCCTCAGTGCCTTCTGTGCCTGGGGTCCCTGCCGGCGGGATGTAGAGGACAGACAGGAGGGAGCACTGTCCCTGGGTACAGGAGCTCGCCCTGCAGCCAGTGCCTTGTGTGTGGTGGGCCTGGGGCTGGCGCCGCAGTCTCTGAACCTGTGTGACGCCTGCAGGGCTGGGACCTGACGGTGAAGATGCTGGCGGGCAACGAATTCCAGGTGTCCCTGAGCAGCTCCATGTCGGTGTCAGAGCTGAAGGCGCAGATCACCCAGAAGATCGGCGTGCACGCCTTCCAGCAGCGTCTGGCTGTCCACCCGAGCGGTGTGGCGCTGCAGGACAGGGTCCCCCTTGCCAGCCAGGGCCTGGGCCCCGGCAGCACGGTCCTGCTGGTGGTGGACAAATGCGACGAACCTCTGAGCATCCTGGTGAGGAATAACAAGGGCCGCAGCAGCACCTACGAGGTACGGCTGACGCAGACCGTGGCCCACCTGAAGCAGCAAGTGAGCGGGCTGGAGGGTGTGCAGGACGACCTGTTCTGGCTGACCTTCGAGGGGAAGCCCCTGGAGGACCAGCTCCCGCTGGGGGAGTACGGCCTCAAGCCCCTGAGCACCGTGTTCATGAATCTGCGCCTGCGGGGAGGCGGCACAGAGCCTGGCGGGCGGAGCTAAGGGCCTCCACCAGCATCCGAGCAGGATCAAGGGCCGGAAATAAAGGCTGTTGTAAAGAGAAATGGCCGCCTCTGTGTCTGTGCTTGCCCCTCCTCCAGCGTCCGCCTCAGACCCCTGGTGATGGGGCGGGAGAAGTCAGGAGGGAGAACCCAGGGTCCATCCTGGTGACCAGGCCTGGGCTGCCAAGTGAAGGGATAAGGGTTTGCAGTTACAGCTTCGAGGGATCAAAATAGGGAGCCCCCCACCCCGAAACTGAAGTAAGACAGCTCTCCCCACCCTTTGGGAAATTAActtctaggaaaagaaaaagagacacagtTGCTGGAGCCCATCCTGCCTGTCCTCCATCTGGGACAGCAGACGGCTTAGGCAGGGACCCGCCTGATCAGATCAAAAGGGGAGGCTCCCAGTGGGCCCCTGGGAGCAGTAAGGGGTGAGTCCTTGGGGCCTGCCCGGTGGGCTGTGAGGCAGGCTCTCCATAGGAACTGGGGGCTGGGGACCTCAGCCGTCCCTAGCCCAGCCTACACAGCCTGCTCCACCTGCCTGGGCTGGGCTAGGGAGGGGTAGAGACAGGTCCTGAGCACTCACATCACCACTGGGGCCAGCTGCAGAAGACAGCCTGGGTGGCTAAGTACACCCCCTCAAGGCTGTGCGTGAAGGAGGGGCCGTGGCCAGCAGTGGAGGGCACCTGGAGTTGGGGCTGACACCgtccaggaagcagagcttgtcCCAGGTGGGGGGCCCCCAATTCAGTACAAGCTACAAGCtacaccccttcccccacccatgcacccttctctgtctctcctatTCCAATTTGCTAAATGAGTCTCCTAGAAGCCAGCTGTTGGCCGGGAAGCAGGGAGGACGGGGCACGGATGTCGGCTGGGATGCAGCGAGGACGGGGCACAGAGGGACATGCAGAGTCCGGACTCTGGGCACTTGGGCCTCAGCTTTCAGAGCCCTCGGGAGGATCCGGCTGGAGACACAGAGTCCCCCCTGGTCTGTGGGGGTCCATATCCAGGTGGGGAGACCCCCATCTGGCTGCACCAGGACCACTGTGTGTGCCCGCATGTGCCCAGCAGGGGGTGTCCTGGCTCCAGCCTTGTGTCCGGGTCCCCACCTCACCCCTGTGTCACAATGGGCGAGTGAAGCACTTAGCCAGGGGCCTTTCCTGAACCCCCAacgggggcagggcagggcagggcctccTTTGTGGCTTCTGGCTCAGAGATCTGTAGCTAGCCTGGGGTGAGAGGGGCACCACAGGCCCagtcctttttattattattttttttgacacggagtctcgctttgtcgcccaggctggagtgcagtggcgcgatctctgctcactgcaagctccacctcccgggttcacgccattctcctgcctcagcctcccgagtagctgggactacaggcgcccgccaccacgcccggctaatttttttttgtattttcagtagaggcggggtttcaccgtgttagccaggatggtctcgatctcctgacctcgtgatccgcccatctcggcctcccaaagtgctgggattacaggcgtgagccaccgcacccgtgcttttttttttttttttgagatagagtctcactctgtcgctcaggctggagtgcagtggcgccatctcggttcactgcaacctccacctcccgggttcaagcaattctcctgcctcagcctcccaagtagttgggattaatggtgcccgccacctcacccagctaacttttttttgtgtttttagtagagacagcgtttcactgtattggccaggctagtctcgaattcctgacctcatgatccgcccgcttcagccttccaaagtgctagggttacaagtgtgagcccccgcacccggcctaatttttgtatttttagtagagatggggtttcatcatgttggccaggctggtcttgaactcctggcctcaagtggtccgcctgcctcgggctcccaaaatgctgggattacaggtgtgaaccactgggcCTGACTGACCcagtcctttttttaaaaaaattacttacttTTCCCAGGGTCATACTCtcagctaggctggagtgcagtggcacaatcaccgctcaccgcagcctccacctcccacactcaagtgatcctcccgcctcagcctcccgaggagctgggattacaggtgcgtgtcaccacacctggctaattttgtatttgttttgttttgtgtttctttgagatggagtttcgctctgtcgcccaggctggagtgcagtggtgtgatctcggctcactgcaagctccacctcctgagttcaagcgattctcctgcctcagcctcctgactggctgggattacaggtgcgtgtcacccggctaattttttagtagaggcagtttcaccatgttggtcaggctggtcccgaactcctgaccttgtgatccactccccccttggctgcccaaagtgctgggatcacaagcgtgagtTACCGTGCCCTGtctgtatttatagtagagacagagtttcaccatgttggccaggctggtctcgaactactgacctcaagtgatccgcccacctcggcctcccaaagtgctgggattacaggcctgagccaccacgcccggcccgtcgactaattttttttttttgaaacagtctcgctctgtcacccaggctggagtgcagttgcactgtgtccagaattggtgggttcttggtctcactgacttcaagaatgaagccacggaccctcgcggtgagtgttacagctcttaagtcGGCGCGTCTTCAGTtcgttccttctgatgttcggatatgttcggagtttcttccttctggtgggttcgtggtctcgctggctcaggagtgaagctgcagaccttggcggcgagtgttacagctcttaaggcagcgcgtctggattttttgttcctcccggtgggctcgtggtctcgctggtttcaggagtgaagctgcagaccttggcggtgagtgttacagctcataaaagcagtgtgaacccaaaaagtgagcagtagcaagatttattgcaaagagcgaaagaacaaagcctccactgtgtggaaggggacctgaccgggttgccactgctagcaccggcagcctgcttttattctcttatctggccccacccacatcctgctgatggGTAGAGcctagtggtctgttttgacagggcgctgattggtgcatttacaatccctgagctagacacaaaggttctccacgtccccaccagattagttagatacagagtatccacacaaaggttctccaaggccccaccagagtagctagatacagagtccACTGGcacattcacaaaccctgagctagacacagggcgctgattggtgtatttacaaaccttgagctagatacagagtgccgattggtgtatttacaatccctgagctagacataaat
Protein-coding regions in this window:
- the ISG15 gene encoding ubiquitin-like protein ISG15; this encodes MGWDLTVKMLAGNEFQVSLSSSMSVSELKAQITQKIGVHAFQQRLAVHPSGVALQDRVPLASQGLGPGSTVLLVVDKCDEPLSILVRNNKGRSSTYEVRLTQTVAHLKQQVSGLEGVQDDLFWLTFEGKPLEDQLPLGEYGLKPLSTVFMNLRLRGGGTEPGGRS